A part of Astyanax mexicanus isolate ESR-SI-001 chromosome 2, AstMex3_surface, whole genome shotgun sequence genomic DNA contains:
- the ntf3 gene encoding neurotrophin-3 produces MVTFITILQVNLVMSILLYVMFLAYLYGISATMANNRQRPTQDPINTLILKLLQADIVRARQRQDEGPPEAALPTAPSETEYPQRPTAKKPVADELLRQHKRYSSPRVLLSERPPLQPPPLYLTDDFVGSAEGGNKTRQKRYAGHKSYRGEFSVCESESRWVTDKRSAVDTHGFDVSVLTEIKTIKSTVKQYFYETSCKHNRPFKSGCQGIDDKHWNSQCKTSQTFVRALTEYENMQRWRWIRIDTACVCALSRKRRRT; encoded by the coding sequence ATCTTACAGGTGAATCTAGTGATGTCCATCCTGCTGTACGTGATGTTCCTCGCATACCTCTACGGCATCTCGGCCACCATGGCCAACAACAGGCAGCGGCCCACGCAGGACCCCATCAACACGCTGATATTAAAGCTTCTGCAGGCTGACATCGTCCGTGCTCGCCAGCGGCAAGATGAGGGGCCTCCAGAGGCGGCGCTGCCCACCGCTCCTTCGGAGACAGAGTACCCGCAGAGACCCACGGCCAAGAAGCCCGTCGCCGATGAGCTTCTCCGCCAGCACAAGCGCTACAGCTCACCTCGCGTGCTACTGAGCGAGCGGCCGCCCCTGCAGCCCCCGCCTCTTTACCTCACCGACGACTTCGTGGGCAGCGCAGAGGGCGGCAACAAAACGCGGCAGAAGCGCTACGCCGGGCACAAGAGCTACCGAGGAGAGTTCTCAGTGTGCGAGAGTGAGAGTCGCTGGGTGACGGACAAGAGGTCTGCAGTGGACACGCACGGCTTTGACGTCTCAGTGCTTACTGAAATCAAAACCATCAAGTCGACGGTGAAGCAGTACTTTTACGAGACGAGCTGCAAGCACAACAGGCCCTTCAAGAGTGGCTGCCAGGGCATCGACGACAAGCACTGGAACTCACAGTGCAAAACGTCGCAGACGTTCGTACGCGCCCTCACCGAGTACGAAAACATGCAGCGCTGGCGCTGGATACGGATAGACACCGCATGCGTCTGCGCACTTTCGCGCAAACGACGCAGgacgtaa